The following DNA comes from Chitinophaga nivalis.
ACGAATAGCTGGGAAAAAAACAAAATTAAGGGCAGATAACGGTTGGGCACAAAGCTGTTGAAGCGCAGAAACAGGCAATATTTAACAATTGCTTATTTCTCCGCTTCAACAATTTTATAGGTACGCTTTACGCGTATTAGTGCATTTGCTTGATCACTTCATCCGCGAACTCGCTGGTTTTCACCAGGGTGGCGTCGTCCATCAGGTTGTAGAAGTCGATGGTTACGCGTTTGCGCATGATGGCAGTGCTGAGGCCATGTACGATAATGTCTGCTGCTTCTTTCCAGCCCATGTATTCCAGCATCATTACACCACTCAGGATGACAGAAGATGGGTTCATGGTGTTGGTGTTGGCAAAGCGTGGCGCTGTACCGTGGGTAGCTTCAAATACGGCGTAGCCGGTATTGTAGTTGATGTTGGCGCCGGGAGCGATACCAATACCACCTACTGCAGCAGCCAGTGCATCAGAAATATAGTCACCGTTCAGGTTCAGGGTAGCTACTACGGAGTAGTCCTGAGGAGCGAGGAGGATCTGTTGCAGGAAGTTGTCTGCAATCACATCTTTAATCAGCAATTTACCTTCTGCCAGTGCTACTTTCAGCTCTTTGTTAGCTGTTTCTTCGCCTTGTTCTTTTTTGGTTTTTTCCCAGCGTTCCCAGGTGTATACCTGACTGCCGAATTCTTTTTCTGCCAGTGCATAGCCCCAGTTTTTGAAACCACCTTCGGTGTATTTCATAATGTTGCCTTTGTGCACCAGGGTAACAGAAGGACGTTTGTGTTCCAGTGCGTAGCTGATGGCAGCACGTACCAGTCTTTCCGTACCTTCTATGGATACCGGTTTAATACCCAGGGAAGAAGTTTCCGGGAAACGGATTTTGTTAACACCCATTTCGTTTTGCAGGAAATCGAGCAGTTTTTTCGCTTCAGGAGTACCTGTCATGTATTCTATGCCGGCATAGATATCTTCTGTGTTTTCACGGAAAATCACCATGTCAACTTTCTCCGGATGT
Coding sequences within:
- the icd gene encoding NADP-dependent isocitrate dehydrogenase — protein: MPAEKISMNNGLLQVPTHPIIPFIEGDGIGPDIWRASVRVFDAAVEKAYGNDRKIEWKEVLAGEKAFQETGEWLPKATLEALKEYLVSIKGPLSTPVGGGIRSLNVAMRQELDLYACVRPVRWFNKVPSPVKHPEKVDMVIFRENTEDIYAGIEYMTGTPEAKKLLDFLQNEMGVNKIRFPETSSLGIKPVSIEGTERLVRAAISYALEHKRPSVTLVHKGNIMKYTEGGFKNWGYALAEKEFGSQVYTWERWEKTKKEQGEETANKELKVALAEGKLLIKDVIADNFLQQILLAPQDYSVVATLNLNGDYISDALAAAVGGIGIAPGANINYNTGYAVFEATHGTAPRFANTNTMNPSSVILSGVMMLEYMGWKEAADIIVHGLSTAIMRKRVTIDFYNLMDDATLVKTSEFADEVIKQMH